A single genomic interval of Methylocystis sp. IM3 harbors:
- a CDS encoding CinA family protein, whose amino-acid sequence MVQAHLTELAQQLFAALRARGLVAATAESCTGGLVAGAITDIAGSSEIFDRGFVTYSNESKRDMLGVPEALILAHGAVSADVARAMAEGALAHSRADLAVAITGIAGPGGGSAEKPVGLVHFALARRGAATRHVERRFGPLTRSEIRESAVQQALEMLLSGA is encoded by the coding sequence ATGGTGCAAGCTCATCTGACCGAACTCGCGCAACAGCTTTTCGCCGCGCTTCGCGCGCGCGGGCTCGTCGCCGCGACAGCCGAATCCTGCACCGGCGGCCTCGTCGCCGGCGCGATCACCGACATCGCCGGGTCGAGCGAGATTTTCGACCGCGGGTTCGTCACTTATTCCAACGAGTCCAAGCGCGACATGCTCGGCGTGCCGGAGGCGCTGATCCTCGCCCATGGCGCCGTCAGCGCGGACGTCGCGCGCGCCATGGCCGAGGGTGCGCTGGCGCATTCCCGCGCCGATCTCGCCGTCGCGATCACGGGAATCGCCGGGCCTGGCGGCGGCTCGGCGGAAAAGCCCGTGGGGCTCGTTCACTTTGCGCTGGCGCGGCGCGGCGCGGCGACCCGTCATGTCGAGCGCCGCTTCGGCCCTCTCACCCGAAGCGAGATTCGTGAAAGCGCGGTTCAGCAGGCGCTGGAAATGCTGCTCTCGGGGGCTTGA
- a CDS encoding bifunctional metallophosphatase/5'-nucleotidase, protein MRRILAAVLLLLALAGWARASERTAHLTLIVFSDIYEMDERNGRGGFARVSGALKAERAKAQNTLVAFAGDTLSPSLLSSLDKGAHIVELFNLIGVDVFTPGNHEFDFGEDIFRSRMGDLQATRLAANLRDGAGNLMPGFADSRIIEMDGVRLGVFGLTEDESDKRSNTGTLRIAPAIETARRESRKLREAGADLIVAVTHSEWKDDLRLAKTGLVDVILSGHDHNLFVAFDGRTAIAETQADGAQLVAVDLAISISDAPARKVTWTPRFRILDTADAAPDPAVAARAVEIRARLDKGLDEPIGATRTELDGRKASVRTRETALGDFLADAMREAAGADVAILNGGAIRGDAVLASGATLTRKSVLAALPFANRLVTLELSGADLRAVLESAYGALGKDAGRFAQISGARLRLRGDAVPGSRLSSIEAAGAPLDEMRLYKVATNDYLASGKDGYDAFLRAKPLVSGDAAPLVSAVVIEAIRRAGAIAPRTDGRITIE, encoded by the coding sequence ATGCGCCGCATTCTCGCCGCCGTCCTGCTGCTTCTCGCCCTCGCTGGCTGGGCGAGGGCTTCGGAGCGCACCGCACATCTCACGCTCATCGTCTTCAGCGACATCTACGAGATGGACGAGCGCAACGGGCGCGGCGGTTTTGCGCGCGTCTCTGGCGCGTTGAAGGCCGAGCGCGCGAAGGCGCAAAACACGCTCGTAGCCTTTGCGGGCGATACGCTCTCCCCCTCCCTGCTGTCGAGCCTCGACAAAGGCGCCCACATCGTGGAGCTCTTCAATCTCATCGGCGTCGACGTCTTCACGCCCGGCAATCACGAGTTCGACTTTGGGGAAGACATTTTCCGCTCACGCATGGGCGATTTGCAGGCGACGCGCCTCGCCGCCAATCTGCGCGACGGCGCGGGAAATCTCATGCCCGGCTTCGCCGACAGCAGGATCATCGAGATGGATGGCGTGCGGCTCGGGGTCTTCGGCCTGACCGAGGACGAATCGGACAAGCGCTCCAACACGGGGACGCTGCGCATTGCGCCCGCCATCGAGACCGCGCGGCGGGAGTCAAGGAAACTGCGCGAGGCGGGCGCCGATCTCATCGTCGCCGTCACCCATTCCGAATGGAAGGACGATCTGCGGCTGGCCAAGACCGGGCTCGTCGACGTCATCCTCTCCGGCCACGATCACAACCTCTTCGTGGCCTTCGACGGCCGCACGGCCATCGCCGAGACGCAGGCCGACGGCGCGCAGCTCGTGGCGGTCGATCTCGCCATCTCCATTTCCGACGCGCCTGCGCGCAAGGTGACATGGACCCCGAGGTTCCGCATTCTCGATACGGCCGACGCGGCGCCGGACCCTGCGGTCGCCGCGCGCGCCGTCGAAATCCGCGCGAGGCTGGACAAGGGCCTCGACGAGCCGATCGGCGCCACGCGCACGGAACTCGACGGCCGCAAGGCGAGCGTGCGCACGCGCGAAACGGCGCTCGGCGATTTTCTCGCCGACGCCATGCGGGAGGCGGCGGGCGCGGATGTCGCAATCCTCAATGGCGGCGCCATTCGCGGCGACGCGGTTCTCGCCTCCGGCGCCACGTTGACGCGCAAGAGCGTTCTCGCCGCCCTGCCCTTCGCCAACAGGCTTGTGACGCTCGAACTCAGCGGCGCTGATCTGCGCGCCGTGCTGGAAAGCGCCTATGGCGCGCTCGGCAAGGACGCCGGGCGCTTCGCGCAAATATCCGGCGCGCGCCTTCGGCTGCGGGGCGACGCCGTTCCGGGGTCCCGCCTCTCCTCCATCGAGGCGGCTGGCGCGCCGCTCGACGAAATGCGCCTCTACAAGGTCGCGACCAACGACTATCTCGCGAGCGGGAAGGATGGATATGACGCCTTTCTGCGCGCGAAGCCTCTCGTCAGCGGAGACGCAGCGCCGCTCGTCTCCGCCGTCGTCATCGAGGCGATCCGCCGGGCGGGCGCCATCGCGCCGAGGACCGATGGGCGCATTACGATCGAGTGA
- a CDS encoding mitochondrial fission ELM1 family protein, with amino-acid sequence MTPLPSPLPQTWEREPAQAFIETLPALGESGAALRVLADGRAGHEAQTLGLAEALGLVPDIRAVAPRAPYSWLAPFGPPDPRDAFAFAPPYPDIALAAGRRTLPALRRLKRDSGGRVFTVYVNAPALGKAAADLIVAPRHDRLAGDNVISPLTPPNRISDARLAEARATPDPRIAGLPRPLVALLIGGAEGVVHDLDHIAAALLAGGYGVMATPSRRTPPEVARALRAALSAPGGFCWDGAGENPYVSMLANADRIVVTGDSVSMVGEAVATGVPVHVIEPLAPRRKIRAYLAALEAAGAIRLWRGPFEDWTYAPLNSTPEIARRIAADYARFRELRRGA; translated from the coding sequence GTGACCCCCCTGCCCAGCCCTCTTCCGCAGACGTGGGAGAGGGAGCCGGCGCAGGCCTTCATCGAGACCCTCCCCGCGCTCGGAGAGAGCGGGGCCGCCCTCCGCGTCCTCGCCGACGGCCGCGCCGGGCACGAGGCGCAGACGCTCGGGCTCGCGGAGGCTCTGGGCCTCGTCCCCGACATTCGCGCCGTCGCGCCGCGCGCCCCCTATTCCTGGCTCGCGCCTTTCGGCCCGCCCGACCCGCGCGACGCCTTCGCCTTTGCGCCGCCCTACCCGGATATCGCGCTCGCCGCCGGACGGCGCACGCTGCCGGCGCTGCGCCGTCTGAAGCGCGACTCGGGCGGGCGCGTCTTCACGGTCTATGTCAACGCCCCGGCGCTCGGGAAAGCGGCCGCCGACCTCATCGTCGCGCCGCGTCATGATCGCCTGGCCGGCGACAATGTCATCTCTCCCCTCACGCCGCCGAACCGAATCAGCGACGCGCGGCTCGCCGAGGCCCGCGCCACGCCCGATCCGCGCATCGCCGGCCTGCCGCGCCCCCTGGTCGCCCTGCTCATCGGCGGCGCCGAGGGCGTCGTTCACGACCTCGACCATATCGCCGCGGCCCTGCTCGCGGGCGGCTATGGCGTCATGGCGACCCCCTCGCGCCGCACGCCGCCCGAGGTCGCGCGGGCGCTGCGGGCGGCGCTTTCGGCGCCGGGCGGCTTCTGCTGGGACGGCGCCGGCGAGAACCCCTATGTCTCCATGCTGGCCAACGCCGACCGCATCGTCGTCACCGGCGACAGCGTGAGCATGGTGGGCGAGGCGGTCGCCACCGGCGTTCCGGTCCATGTGATCGAGCCGCTGGCGCCGCGCCGCAAGATCCGGGCCTATCTCGCCGCGCTGGAAGCCGCCGGCGCCATCCGCCTCTGGCGCGGGCCGTTCGAGGACTGGACCTACGCGCCGCTCAACTCCACGCCGGAAATCGCGCGGCGCATCGCAGCGGATTACGCGCGGTTCCGAGAGTTGCGGCGCGGCGCATAA
- a CDS encoding CDGSH iron-sulfur domain-containing protein yields the protein MSERVIFQKKAMPVEVEEGKTYYWCACGRSANQPFCDGAHQGTGITPVAYKAEATGKAFFCGCKHSKKEPLCDGTHKEL from the coding sequence ATGAGCGAACGCGTCATCTTCCAGAAGAAAGCCATGCCGGTCGAGGTCGAGGAGGGGAAGACCTATTATTGGTGCGCCTGCGGCCGCAGCGCCAATCAGCCCTTCTGCGACGGCGCCCATCAGGGCACGGGAATCACCCCCGTCGCCTACAAGGCCGAGGCCACCGGCAAGGCGTTCTTCTGCGGCTGCAAGCACTCGAAGAAAGAGCCCCTCTGCGACGGCACGCACAAGGAGCTCTGA
- the trxB gene encoding thioredoxin-disulfide reductase, whose translation MSAPQHARVIIIGSGPAGYTAAIYAARAMLEPMLIAGFDQGGQLMITTEVENYPGFAEPIQGPWLMEQMRLQAEHVGTRLVSDHIVEARLDKRPFTLIGDSGTTYSCDALIVATGAKAKWLGIPSEEKFKGFGVSACATCDGFFFRGKKVVVVGGGNTAVEEALYLSNLASHVTLVHRRDMLRSERVLQERLRRQQNVTVLFDHVIDEILGVEGPLSVTGARVKNVKTGETQTLDAEGVFIAIGHAPASELFKGQLTVKPSGYIAVEAGTTRTNIPGVYAAGDVADEIYRQAVTAAGLGCMAALEVEKFLLDAPALATEPV comes from the coding sequence ATGTCCGCCCCCCAGCATGCGCGCGTCATCATCATCGGCTCCGGCCCGGCCGGCTATACGGCGGCGATCTATGCGGCCCGCGCCATGCTCGAGCCCATGCTCATCGCCGGCTTCGACCAGGGCGGCCAGCTCATGATCACGACCGAGGTCGAGAACTACCCCGGCTTCGCCGAGCCCATTCAGGGCCCCTGGCTGATGGAGCAGATGCGCCTCCAGGCCGAACATGTCGGCACGCGGCTCGTCTCGGACCATATCGTCGAGGCCCGCCTGGACAAGCGCCCCTTCACCCTGATCGGGGACAGCGGGACGACCTACAGCTGCGACGCGCTGATCGTCGCGACGGGCGCCAAGGCCAAATGGCTCGGCATTCCGAGCGAGGAGAAATTCAAGGGATTCGGCGTTTCGGCCTGCGCGACCTGCGATGGCTTCTTCTTCCGCGGCAAGAAAGTCGTCGTCGTCGGCGGCGGCAACACCGCCGTCGAGGAGGCGCTCTATCTCTCCAACCTCGCCTCGCATGTGACGCTGGTGCACCGCCGCGACATGCTGCGCTCCGAGCGCGTACTGCAGGAGCGCCTGCGCCGGCAGCAGAACGTCACGGTCCTGTTCGACCATGTGATCGACGAAATCCTCGGCGTGGAGGGCCCCCTCTCCGTCACCGGCGCGCGGGTGAAGAACGTCAAGACAGGCGAAACGCAGACGCTCGACGCCGAGGGCGTGTTCATCGCCATCGGCCATGCGCCGGCTTCCGAACTGTTCAAGGGTCAGCTCACGGTGAAGCCCTCGGGCTATATCGCCGTCGAGGCGGGAACGACCCGCACCAACATCCCCGGCGTCTATGCGGCGGGCGACGTGGCTGACGAAATCTACCGGCAGGCCGTGACCGCGGCCGGTCTGGGCTGCATGGCGGCGCTCGAAGTGGAGAAGTTCCTGCTCGACGCGCCGGCGCTGGCCACGGAGCCGGTCTAA
- a CDS encoding HD domain-containing protein, giving the protein MTDAIVQKYWSLLASRHDAGAFAALDAAYCEPQRAYHAWGHIADMLQKLDSLPHLAARPDLVAAAIFWHDSVYLTLEADGRPRTDPENVRDSAALFESHSKFDDMERDAVHDLIMATAHHMKARARKEYYPGFAQDLDLFLDLDLSSLAAPWPVFLKNLDDIRFEFAWAPEQEFFLGRTKMLESFLGGGEALFRLPQTRALWLEAARANLLRADAELREKMAQAPESSISSAC; this is encoded by the coding sequence ATGACTGACGCAATCGTCCAAAAATACTGGTCGCTACTCGCCTCCCGCCACGACGCCGGCGCCTTCGCCGCTCTCGACGCCGCCTATTGCGAGCCCCAGCGCGCCTATCACGCCTGGGGCCACATTGCCGATATGCTGCAAAAGCTCGATAGTCTGCCGCATCTCGCCGCGCGTCCCGATCTCGTCGCGGCGGCGATCTTCTGGCACGATTCGGTCTATCTCACCCTCGAAGCCGACGGCCGCCCGCGCACCGACCCGGAAAATGTGCGCGACAGCGCCGCGCTTTTCGAAAGCCATTCGAAATTCGACGACATGGAGCGCGACGCCGTTCACGACCTCATCATGGCGACCGCCCACCATATGAAAGCGCGGGCGCGCAAGGAGTATTATCCCGGCTTCGCGCAGGACCTCGATCTCTTTCTGGATCTGGACCTCTCCTCGCTCGCGGCGCCCTGGCCGGTCTTCCTCAAGAATTTGGATGACATCCGCTTCGAATTCGCCTGGGCCCCCGAGCAAGAGTTCTTTCTCGGACGCACGAAGATGCTCGAGAGTTTCCTCGGCGGCGGCGAGGCGCTTTTCCGCCTGCCGCAAACGCGGGCGCTGTGGCTCGAGGCCGCGCGCGCCAATCTTCTGCGCGCGGACGCCGAGTTGCGCGAGAAGATGGCTCAAGCCCCCGAGAGCAGCATTTCCAGCGCCTGCTGA
- a CDS encoding CHASE2 domain-containing protein yields the protein MLSRKQVFLVAALLAGLLTLPWGLLQPRLLDDLRNMVFDHFQRLSPRVYDPEAPVRVVGVDEDSLKAYGQWPWPRTRIAALVDRLSELGAAAVAFDFVFAEPDRASARMLVDSLPDAKLRADVSRLVAKAPDSDVLFAEAVGRGPVVVGATLAAQGARSFPVKSGVVAAGDDPLPFVYEFQGAILPLPPLIQKARGLGVTNWLPDRDLVVRRVPLLLRVGDAMAPSLALEGLRVAQGEPSVIVRSSNASGETALGAQTGVNAVKVGAFEIATGSTGDVRPRYAFRDPRRTISAQAVLEGRVPRSEIEGRIVFVGALATGLGDVRATPLEPVVPGVEVHAQIVEALTSGALLSRPDWALGLEIVLSAVAFLATMLVLFLAPLAVSTLYAPLAVAGLFGGSYHLFEKYGLLLDPAYPSLVVIGSYVVGAVMLWRFENSARRQVRNAFGKFVAPAVVDRLAENPQLLVLGGETRELTVLFSDLRNFSGLSEGMSARELTQFMNDYLTPMTDAILECEGTVDKYMGDAILAFWNAPLDIADHPHKALKAALAMRESLVAFNAARARAAQEAGRPYVEARMGCGLNLGPCNVGNMGSVRRFDYSILGDNVNLASRLEGASKAFGTDIIASGAVRDAAPDMAWLNLGRIVVVGRSEPTPVFSLAGDDHFAASQPYVRWRTAHDEMLAEYEAGRFDGAAARAADLAQTHPGLWASLYKALEKRYAGLARESVQEGWSSVWNLTSK from the coding sequence ATGCTCTCGCGCAAACAAGTCTTTCTGGTCGCCGCGCTCCTCGCCGGCCTGCTGACGCTGCCCTGGGGCCTGTTGCAGCCCCGTCTGCTCGACGACCTGCGCAACATGGTCTTCGATCATTTTCAGCGCCTGTCGCCACGCGTCTATGATCCCGAGGCGCCGGTGCGCGTCGTCGGCGTCGACGAGGACAGCCTGAAGGCTTACGGCCAGTGGCCCTGGCCGAGAACCCGCATTGCCGCGCTCGTCGACCGGCTGAGCGAACTGGGCGCGGCCGCCGTCGCCTTCGACTTCGTCTTCGCCGAGCCGGACCGCGCCAGCGCCCGGATGCTCGTCGACTCGCTGCCCGATGCGAAGCTGCGCGCCGATGTCTCGCGGCTCGTCGCCAAGGCTCCCGACAGCGACGTCCTGTTCGCAGAGGCTGTGGGTCGCGGGCCGGTCGTGGTGGGCGCGACGCTCGCGGCGCAGGGCGCCAGGTCCTTCCCCGTGAAATCGGGCGTCGTCGCCGCGGGCGACGATCCGCTGCCTTTTGTCTATGAGTTTCAGGGGGCCATCCTGCCGCTTCCCCCATTGATCCAGAAGGCGCGGGGGCTCGGCGTCACCAACTGGCTGCCGGATCGCGATCTCGTCGTGCGGCGCGTGCCGCTGCTCCTGCGCGTCGGCGACGCCATGGCGCCCTCGCTCGCCCTCGAAGGCTTGCGCGTGGCGCAAGGGGAGCCGAGCGTTATCGTGCGCTCCTCCAACGCCAGCGGCGAAACGGCCCTTGGCGCGCAGACGGGGGTCAACGCCGTGAAGGTCGGCGCCTTCGAGATCGCCACGGGATCGACGGGCGACGTGCGGCCGCGTTACGCCTTCAGGGACCCACGCCGGACCATCTCCGCCCAGGCGGTGCTGGAGGGCCGGGTTCCGCGCAGCGAAATAGAGGGCCGCATCGTCTTCGTCGGCGCACTCGCGACGGGGCTCGGCGACGTGCGCGCGACGCCGCTGGAGCCGGTCGTTCCCGGCGTCGAAGTCCATGCGCAAATCGTGGAGGCGCTCACGAGCGGGGCGCTGCTGTCGCGCCCCGACTGGGCGCTGGGGCTCGAAATCGTCCTGTCGGCGGTGGCCTTTCTGGCGACGATGCTCGTTCTCTTTCTGGCGCCCCTGGCCGTCTCCACGCTCTATGCGCCGCTCGCCGTGGCCGGCCTGTTCGGCGGCTCCTATCATCTCTTCGAAAAATACGGGCTGCTGCTCGATCCCGCCTATCCGAGCCTCGTGGTGATCGGCTCGTACGTCGTGGGCGCGGTCATGCTGTGGCGCTTCGAGAATTCAGCGCGCCGCCAGGTGCGCAACGCCTTCGGCAAATTCGTCGCGCCCGCAGTCGTCGACCGCCTCGCCGAAAATCCGCAGCTCCTTGTGCTCGGCGGCGAGACGCGCGAGCTGACGGTGCTCTTTTCCGATCTGCGGAACTTCTCCGGCCTCTCCGAGGGCATGAGCGCGCGCGAACTCACCCAATTCATGAATGATTATCTGACGCCCATGACCGACGCCATTCTCGAATGCGAGGGCACGGTCGACAAATACATGGGCGACGCCATCCTCGCCTTCTGGAACGCGCCGCTCGACATCGCCGACCATCCGCACAAGGCGCTGAAGGCGGCGCTGGCGATGCGCGAGTCGCTCGTCGCTTTCAACGCGGCGCGGGCCAGGGCGGCGCAGGAGGCGGGGCGTCCCTATGTGGAGGCGCGCATGGGCTGCGGCCTCAATCTCGGCCCCTGTAACGTCGGCAATATGGGCTCGGTGCGCCGCTTCGATTATTCGATCCTCGGCGATAATGTGAATCTGGCCTCGCGGCTCGAGGGCGCGAGCAAGGCGTTTGGCACGGACATCATCGCGTCCGGCGCCGTTCGGGACGCGGCGCCGGACATGGCCTGGCTCAATCTCGGTCGCATCGTGGTCGTCGGCCGAAGCGAGCCGACCCCCGTTTTCTCGCTCGCGGGCGACGACCATTTCGCGGCATCTCAACCGTATGTGCGCTGGCGCACAGCGCATGACGAGATGCTGGCAGAGTATGAGGCGGGTCGCTTCGACGGCGCTGCGGCGCGCGCGGCGGACCTTGCGCAAACGCATCCGGGCCTCTGGGCAAGCCTCTACAAGGCCCTAGAAAAACGATATGCGGGCCTCGCCCGGGAAAGCGTGCAGGAAGGCTGGTCCTCGGTATGGAATTTGACAAGCAAATAG
- a CDS encoding L,D-transpeptidase, which yields MIRHCFSRRMFLYAAGAAAFAARPAFANEMLKEISQLKPGEFTWHPERSESGPVSVVVSIPEQRVHVYRNGVRIAVSTCSTGKQGHETPTGVFVVLEKDRNHHSSIYDDAPMPNMNRLTWSGVALHAGNLPGYPASHGCVRLPMKFSELLFGVTHVGTPVIIAGAHTDPWELTHPGMVLSGYAEHEFEQVVSSLDGKKLPSDWAAAESYPVTSVIVSSADRVIELIENDRVVARSKLTLKGGDALGSHVFVLNGAANDARGLRWSAITHSAAASPAMRDDAVMQRIAADPAFVEAMQQRMHPGMTMVLTDAPLSPDSRTGKDFVIVTTG from the coding sequence ATGATCAGGCATTGCTTTTCGCGTCGCATGTTTCTTTATGCGGCTGGCGCCGCCGCTTTCGCCGCGCGCCCGGCCTTCGCCAATGAGATGTTGAAGGAGATTTCGCAGCTCAAGCCCGGCGAATTCACCTGGCATCCGGAACGCTCCGAGTCGGGCCCCGTCTCGGTTGTCGTGTCGATCCCGGAACAGCGCGTCCACGTCTATCGCAACGGCGTCCGAATCGCGGTCTCGACCTGTTCGACCGGGAAGCAGGGACACGAAACGCCCACCGGCGTTTTCGTCGTGCTCGAAAAGGACAGGAACCACCACTCCTCGATCTATGATGACGCGCCGATGCCGAACATGAACCGGCTGACCTGGTCGGGCGTCGCGCTGCACGCCGGCAATCTGCCGGGCTATCCCGCTTCTCACGGCTGCGTGCGCCTGCCGATGAAATTCTCGGAGCTGCTCTTCGGCGTCACCCATGTCGGGACGCCGGTGATCATCGCCGGCGCCCACACCGATCCCTGGGAGCTGACGCATCCCGGCATGGTGCTTTCGGGCTATGCGGAGCATGAATTTGAACAGGTGGTGTCGAGCCTCGACGGCAAGAAGCTTCCGTCCGACTGGGCGGCCGCCGAGAGTTACCCCGTGACGAGCGTCATCGTCTCCTCGGCCGACCGCGTGATTGAACTCATCGAAAACGACCGCGTCGTCGCGCGCTCGAAGCTGACGCTGAAGGGCGGCGACGCGCTGGGCTCGCATGTCTTCGTGCTCAACGGCGCAGCCAATGACGCGCGCGGCCTGCGCTGGAGCGCGATCACCCATAGCGCCGCGGCGTCGCCCGCCATGCGCGACGACGCCGTGATGCAAAGGATCGCCGCCGATCCGGCCTTCGTTGAGGCGATGCAGCAGCGGATGCACCCCGGCATGACCATGGTGCTCACCGACGCCCCGCTCTCGCCCGACAGCCGCACGGGCAAGGATTTCGTGATCGTCACGACGGGGTGA
- the glyS gene encoding glycine--tRNA ligase subunit beta, translating to MPDLLLELFSEEIPARMQRQAADDLKKLVTNALVDRGLTYEGAAAYATPRRLALQVVGLPGRQPDVREERKGPRVGAPEAAIQGFLKSAGLSSLDQAKIEKDKKGAEFYLAVIERAGAATIDVLAEILPVIVKSFPWPKSMRWGAASERSDSLRWVRPLHSIVATFGPETETPDIVPFEVEGIPSGDVTRGHRFLAPAPFRVRRFEDYAMGLERARVVIDPARRRDIILHDAKDLAFARGLELIEDAGLLEEVAGLVEWPVTLMGSFDESFLSIPPEVIRATIRVNQKCFVLRKGGALTNRFILVSNIEAEDGGATIVAGNERVIAARLSDAKFFYETDLKTRLEDRLPKLDQIVFHEKLGTQGERVKRIAAFARELAPLVGADPEKAARAATLCKADLVSEMVGEFPELQGLMGRYYASAQGEDASVATACEEHYKPQGPSDRIPTDPVAIAVALADKLDTLVGFWAIDEKPTGSKDPYALRRAALGVIRIVLENELRAPLSRIVDRHYNDFSFHAKSLKKTDGGMVGVTAADLLEFFIDRLKVYLRDKGARYDLIDAALGAVAAADSGEAQAAGAPLQDDLLMITRKVEALDTFLATDDGRNLLAGFKRAVNILKAEEKKDGAQAYAHRHTPNLRIEPQEHKLAAAIARAREETAERLEKEDFEGAMRALAHLREPVDAFFDHVTVNADNADLRLNRLRLLAELRRVMMGVADFGKVAGEAGA from the coding sequence ATGCCCGACCTCCTGCTCGAACTTTTCTCCGAAGAAATTCCGGCGCGCATGCAGCGGCAGGCGGCGGACGATCTCAAGAAGCTCGTCACCAACGCCCTCGTCGACCGCGGCCTGACCTATGAGGGCGCCGCGGCCTACGCCACGCCGCGCCGCCTCGCCCTTCAGGTCGTCGGCCTGCCCGGCCGCCAGCCGGATGTGCGCGAGGAGCGCAAAGGGCCGCGCGTGGGCGCGCCGGAGGCGGCGATCCAGGGCTTTCTGAAAAGCGCGGGGCTTTCCTCCCTCGATCAGGCGAAAATCGAGAAGGACAAGAAGGGCGCGGAATTCTACCTCGCGGTCATCGAGCGCGCGGGCGCGGCCACGATCGACGTTCTCGCCGAGATTTTGCCCGTGATCGTCAAGAGCTTCCCCTGGCCCAAATCCATGCGCTGGGGCGCCGCGTCGGAGCGCAGCGACAGCCTGCGCTGGGTGAGGCCGCTGCATTCCATCGTCGCGACCTTCGGGCCGGAGACCGAGACGCCCGACATCGTTCCCTTTGAGGTCGAGGGCATCCCGTCGGGCGACGTGACGCGCGGCCATCGTTTCCTCGCGCCCGCGCCGTTCCGGGTGCGGCGCTTCGAGGATTACGCCATGGGGCTGGAGCGCGCCAGGGTCGTGATCGACCCGGCGCGGCGGCGCGACATCATCCTGCACGACGCAAAGGATCTCGCCTTCGCGCGGGGGCTCGAACTGATCGAGGACGCCGGGCTTCTCGAGGAGGTCGCGGGCCTCGTCGAATGGCCGGTGACGCTGATGGGGTCTTTCGACGAAAGCTTCCTGTCGATCCCGCCGGAAGTCATTCGCGCCACGATCCGCGTGAATCAGAAGTGCTTCGTCCTGCGCAAGGGCGGCGCGTTGACCAACCGCTTCATCCTGGTCTCGAATATCGAGGCGGAGGACGGCGGCGCGACCATCGTCGCGGGCAATGAGCGCGTCATCGCCGCGCGCCTGTCGGACGCCAAATTCTTCTACGAGACCGACCTCAAGACGAGGCTCGAAGACCGCCTCCCGAAGCTCGACCAGATCGTCTTCCACGAGAAGCTCGGCACGCAGGGCGAGCGCGTGAAGCGCATCGCCGCCTTCGCGCGCGAACTCGCGCCGCTCGTCGGCGCCGATCCCGAAAAGGCCGCCCGCGCGGCGACCTTGTGCAAGGCCGACCTCGTCTCGGAGATGGTCGGCGAGTTCCCTGAGCTTCAGGGCCTGATGGGCCGCTATTACGCGAGCGCCCAGGGCGAGGACGCTTCTGTCGCCACCGCCTGCGAGGAGCATTACAAGCCGCAGGGGCCGAGCGACCGTATCCCGACGGACCCGGTCGCCATCGCGGTGGCGCTCGCGGACAAGCTCGATACGCTCGTCGGCTTCTGGGCGATCGACGAGAAGCCGACCGGTAGCAAGGACCCCTATGCGCTGCGCCGCGCGGCCCTGGGCGTGATTCGCATCGTTCTGGAGAACGAATTGCGCGCGCCGCTCTCGCGGATCGTCGACCGCCACTACAACGACTTCTCCTTCCACGCCAAATCGCTGAAGAAGACGGACGGGGGCATGGTCGGCGTGACGGCCGCCGACCTCCTGGAATTTTTCATCGATCGCCTGAAGGTCTACTTGCGGGACAAGGGGGCGCGCTACGATCTGATAGATGCGGCTCTCGGCGCCGTGGCGGCCGCCGACTCCGGAGAGGCGCAAGCCGCCGGCGCGCCGCTACAGGACGATCTGCTCATGATCACCAGAAAGGTCGAGGCGCTCGACACATTCCTCGCCACCGACGACGGCCGGAACCTGCTCGCGGGCTTCAAGCGCGCGGTCAACATCCTCAAGGCCGAGGAAAAGAAGGACGGCGCGCAGGCCTACGCCCACCGCCACACGCCCAATCTTCGAATCGAGCCGCAGGAGCACAAGCTCGCGGCGGCCATCGCCCGCGCGCGGGAGGAAACGGCCGAGCGGCTGGAGAAGGAAGATTTTGAGGGCGCCATGCGCGCGCTCGCCCATCTGCGCGAACCGGTCGACGCCTTCTTCGATCATGTGACGGTGAACGCCGACAACGCCGATTTGCGCCTCAACCGCCTGCGTCTGCTCGCGGAGCTTCGGCGCGTGATGATGGGCGTCGCCGATTTCGGCAAGGTCGCGGGCGAAGCGGGGGCCTAA